ATTACTTTCGTCAGCGAGCAACATGACGATCCGGTCAATTCCAGCGGCACATCCACCATGCGGGGGTGCGCCATATTGAAATGCGTTGACCATGCCACCGAAACGCTTGCGCACTTCGTCCTCGCCGTATCCTGCTATTTCGAAGGCCTTGAACATGATTTCCGGCTTGTGGTTCCGGATCGCACCGGACACCAACTCGTATCCATTGCACGCCAGATCATATTGGTACCCGAGTACATCCAGTGGATCACCTTCCAATGCGGCCATCCCCCCTTGTGGCATAGAAAACGGGTTGTGCTCAAAATCGATCTTGCCGGTTTCGGCGTCTTTTTCATAGATCGGGAAATCAACAATCCATGCAAAGGCAAACCTGTTTTCATCGGTCAAGCCCAGCTCTGCGCCAATCGCATTTCGCGCCTTTCCTGCGATCGTTTCAAATGTCTTTGGCTTTCCACCCAGAAAGAACGCTGCATCGCCAATGCCCAGACCGAGTTGGAGGCGAATGGCCTCGGTACGTTCGGGCCCGATATTTTTTGCCAAAGGACCGGCGGCTTCCATACCATTGCCCTGGTCGCGCCAGAAAATGTAACCCATCCCCGGTAAGCCTTCTTTTTGCGCAAACGCATTCATCCGGTCACAAAACTTGCGGCTGCCGCCTGTTGGCGCAGGAATGGCTCGAATTTCGGTGCCCTCTTGCTCCAGCAGCTTGGCGAAAATCGCGAAACCGGAGCCCGCAAAATGCTCCGACACAACTTGCATCTTTATAGGATTTCGCAAATCGGGTTTGTCCGAACCGTACCAAAGAGCAGCATCCTTGTACGAAATCTGTGGCCAGTCCTGATCAACGCTCTTGCCGCCGCCAAATTCCTCAAAAATTCCAGTCATCACCGGTTGGATGGTGTCAAATACGTCCTGTTGTTCAACAAAACTCATTTCCAGATCGAGCTGATAAAAATCGGTAGGGGAACGGTCCGCACGCGGATCCTCATCCCGGAAACAGGGGGCGATCTGGAAATACTTATCGAAGCCAGAAACCATCAAAAGCTGTTTGAATTGCTGAGGTGCCTGCGGCAATGCGTAGAACTTGCCCGGATGCAACCGGGACGGGACCAGAAAATCGCGCGCGCCTTCCGGACTTGAAGCGGTAATGATCGGCGTCTGGAATTCTCGGAAGTCTTTTTCCCACATTCGACGGCGAATCGAGGATACGACATCCGATCGCAACGCCATATTGGCCTGCATTTTTTCCCGGCGCAGGTCGAGGTAGCGGTAGCGCAGGCGCGTTTCTTCGGGGTATTCCTGATCGCCAAAAACTTGCAGGGGCAGTTCAGCAGCTGCACCCAAAATTTCAATATCCCGAACATAGACCTCAATAGCGCCGGTCGGAATTTTCGCGTTCACCAAGGAAGCATCGCGAGCTTTGACTTCGCCATCGATGCGAATGCACCATTCTGCGCGCACTTTCTCAACCTGCGTAAACACTTCACTATCAGGGTCGCAAAGCACTTGCGTCATGCCATAGTGATCACGCAAATCAATGAACAGAACGCCACCATGATCTCGAACCCTGTGTACCCATCCGGACAAACGTACTTTCTCGCCAACATCGTTCGCGTTCAGATCGGCGCAGGAGTGGCTGCGATAGGCATGCATGGGCGTATCCCTTCAGGGTCAGATTTCGCGCCAGATACACCTTTTGAGCAAGGGGAAGTCAAGGTATCCGCGAAGAGATTTCCACTCTGTCCGTTGACCGCTTCCTCGATCCTGGTGCAAGCAGGCTTCCAGTAAGGGCAGCTTGATTACGACTCGGTTGATTGCATGCCAGTTTTGCCACGTCGCGTAAGCAGATTTAGAAATCAAGAAGTCGAAAGGACCGCGATCTTCTGAAAACCACGGCAACCCCTAAGAATTCAAGATCTCTAGCGGTATTAGAACACCTAGGCGCACTATCAAACCGGCCATTGCTAACCGACTGATCCCGAGAATGGGTGTCAAGGCATGTAGTCGCCTTTTTGATACCGGTTCATGTCAAATCGCAATGTGCCTTTGAAGTAGGCCTGTGCCTGCGCTCGCTTGCGCGCAGAAATCAAATTGAGAGGCGACAGCAACTTGCTGACGGCCCTGAACCACGCCCGTGGCGCCGGCATGGAAATGCCGTGCTTTTGCTCCACGTACATTCTTGATTGCGCGATAAAAAACGCCTTGAGCGCGGCCCCTTCTGCCGCACTACCCGATGACTTTCCGCCCAGATGAGTCACCGTAGCGCCATGTTCAATTCGCAACGTCCAACCCGCTTGACGCATCCGAAAAACCAGGTCGTCATCTTCATGATAAAGAAAGATTTTTTCGTCAAACCCAGCCACGTCCTCAAAAGCGGATTGTCGGCAAAAGAGAGCAGCGCCCGTCAGGATATTCACCTGCACGCTGTCTTTGTTCCCGGGCGCCGCATACCGCCGGTCTGTATACTCAGCACGCGAAATGAGAGCGGATCTGCGATCAAGTCTCAGTTTGCTCTTGCTATTCAGGATCGCCGGGTTCATCGCGCCCGCTTGCGGATGTATTTCTGCCGCTCCGATCAAAGACTTGCAACAGTCCGGGGTCAGCGTAGAGTCCGGATTGCAAAAGAAAACGAACTCTTTCTTGTTGCCTGCCGCACCGCGATTGCAAGCCGTTCCAAACCCCATATTGCGCGGCAATGCGACCACTGTTGCTCCCAGTTGCTCCGCAATCTCGCGAGATGAATCACTACTGTTGTTATCAACGACGATTACTTCGATGCCCTTCGGAACCGACGACAAAAACGCCCCTATGACCTCAGCACTATTGTAGGTAACAGACACGATTCTGAGACGGTCATGCATAAATGCCTGCGTGGTTAAGGGTTGACCAAGACACTCAAACTAGCGGGAAAACCCAACAGGTGCCAGACCATAAGGAACCAAAAACCTAGAGCGCATGCAACCTGTGACGCTCTAACAACTCGACAAGCATCTCGCGCGCCTGTTGGCGATGCGCGCGGTGGGCTGCGCGCGCCATGTTGGCGTCGCCCTGCTCAATGGCCTGGTAAACACGGCGATGAGCTTCATTTGACCTCAACGGCACGGGACGCATGAACAGGGTCGTTGCGCGGGCGCGGCGCACCTGATCCTGCATCATCATGACAATCGTCTCTATGCGACTGTTTTGACCCAAGCGCACCAGTTCCGTGTGGAAGCGGTCATCTGCTTTCGACCAGTCTTCAAGACTATTGGACGCCACGGCGATCTCCATATCTTCGATGGCGCGCGCCAAGTCTTGCAACTCCTCCGAACCGTAGCCTTTTTGCGCGGCCCGCTCTGCTGCAAGGCTCTCCAGTTCGGTCAGGACATCGTAAATCTCGCGCATGTCGTCAGGCGAAACCGGTAAAATCCGTACGCCCTTGCGCGGGCGCAGCTCAAGCAATCCCTGTGCTTCCAGCATGAGAACAGCTTCGCGCACAGGCGTGCGGGACATCTCAAGCAGCTGCGCGAGTTCGGATTCCAAATGATTTGATCCGGCGGCCAGTTGTCCCGAGAACACCATCTCTCTTAACGCATTTAACGCGCGTTGTGCATGGGATGGGGATTTGGTTTCGATCAAGAACGCTCCAGTTTGATACTGAGGCTTGCAGTCGCCTCGCAGTACTCAATGAAGGCCCGAAACGGTGCAAAAATGCAAGCGGCCTCATCGCCGGCGTATGCTAGCGACGACAAAGCATCCTAAGCTGCGATCAGGGATTGGGCTTTTGCGGTGGCACGGTCTGCCTGACCTTGATCGCCGAGACCTTTGAAAGCCCGCGCTACAGCACGCCAGTTTTGCGCCGAAGTCGGTTTTGTCCCGGTACGTTCGTTTGCCAGTGCAAGTGCCAGATCGAACCGCTTCGCCCGCAAAGCCGCCTCAAGCAATGTCCATCCAATGATATCACGTTGCGCAAAACTGCCCCCAAGGCGGTGGGTCATGTACCGGACCGGCAACAGGCGATCCACGCACATGCCATAATCTTCGCGTTTGAAATCCTGCATCGCCATACAAAATGGCAACCCGATTTCACGCGTCATCGCAACATTGGCATCCGACGCGCTCTCGACGTAACGCTCGTTTGCGGAGAGCAAAGCTTTCTGGGCGTCCACCCGGTCATCGGACACAAAGGTCAGCATCGCGTGCACGTCGTTAAAGGCATATAACGTGTCTTGGGCGGCAGGCTCCCACTTGTTGGCCAGATGGGTCCAGCGATCACCCCCCTCTTGCCCGACCAGATTCATGCGCCACAAAAGGGCAGCTGCATCCAGTTCTTCATACTTGTGACCATCCTTATTACGGGAATCGAGATGGGTATCGAAAATATTGAACACTTCATCATATTGTTCGAGATCAAGATGATAGAGCCCCGTGTGCCACCAAAGATGGTTGGCAAAATTGGAAGTCCCCCACATACCCGCGTGTTCGCGCATGAAACGGATTCCACCTGCTTGCCGGCCTCGCATTTCCATCACGTGGCTAACCGTGTGGACTGCATAGGGATTATCCGGACGAATCGACAAGGCGTGACGCGCCAGCTCTTCTGCACGGGCAAAATCGCGATTCTCTTCGAGCCCGAATGAGTAGAAACCGAGCACGAATTCGTAGCCCGGGATGCTCTCGTCCCAAAGGTTGAACACACGCGCCACAACATCGCGCTGCCCCGGCACATCGCCCAGCAAAACCATCGTGTAGTGGATCAATTCTAGAGCGAGAAGATCCATCGGATACTGGGTTAGAACCGCTTCCCATTTTTGCACGGCGCCAAAGAAGTCGCCTTGCACCCATGCGCGGACCGCCTCGTAATGGCCACGTTCGCGATCATTCGCCCCGGCAAGCAACCTCTCTGCCTGCGCGAGACTTTCAACCATCAGATCGTAAATCCGGGTTTCCATCGCCTGAGTCAGCCAACCGGCCTTGAACAGCCATCCCATCAGAAAATCCGGATGTTCGGCCAGTATCTCGTCTATCTCGGCGATTGCATCCCCGCGAAAGGACAATGACATGACGACTGCCCGCTCAAGACCACCAATGGCGGCGCGGTCGCGGTACGAGACTGGGACGCCTCTTACATCAACACAAGGCAATGGCTTGTTGGCAGCTGTTTGAACGATCATCAGGCGCGGTCCTTAACAATTCGGTTTAACCGCAAAATAGTCGCTTGACCCGAAATTGCACTCAGGATCGACACACTCACGAAAAATCTATCGTTTTGTCAGCTGGCGAGAGCGCGATTGTTAGTCGGCTTGGCGGTGAAGTGCCGCATAACCATCCCGTGTTTGTGGGGTTTTTATGTTCAAAACCTTGCCCGCAATCAGGTTACGCAGCATCTGCGCAGTTCCGCCACCGATGGTGAACATCCGCGCATCCCGCACCATGCGCTCGATCGGATTGTTACGGGAATAGCCGCCAGCACCGTGCAATTGCAATGCATCATTCGTAACTTTAACGGCCATTTCCGATGCAAAAACCTTCGCCTGAGCGGCAAGCATCGGTTCAGGGAAACCTGATTCCTGATATTCGGCACTTTTGGCAGCGCGCCAAATCATCATGCGCGCGGCATCGATTTGGATCGACATATCTGCCAACATCCATTGAAGACCCTGAAATTCGGCGATGGGTCTGCCAAACTGCTCACGCTGTTTGACATGCTCACAGGCTGCTTCGAAAGCCCCCTGCGCAATGCCAAGCGCCACCGTCGCCGCCCCAACACGCTGGGCATTATAGGCGTTCATCAATCCCGCAAATCCCCGTTCGATGCCTTCAGGTGGTGTGATCAGCCGGTCAAATGGAAGAGTCAGGTCGTTAAAATGAACGGCGGTTTCCGGAATGCCACGCAGCCCCATCGTCGGTTCACGCGCGCCAATGTCGAGGCCTGCCTCACCCAGGAACGCCATAAAACCGCCAATCCCTTTGAAAACGCCGTCCTCAATAACGCGGGCAAAAATCAAGTGCAGGCGCGACACTCCACCGCCCGTAATCCAGTGTTTGGAACCGTTAAGCACCCATTTATCGCCATTTCGAACAGCAGTCGTTGTCATTTCTGTCGCGGCACTTCCCGCGCCTGGCTCGGTAATGCAAATCGCGGGTTTGTCGCCAGACAGCACATGCTCGGCGGCTGTCTTGCGCTGTTTCGCGGTGCCATAGGCCAAAATAGCGCCCACCGCACCCATGTTTCCCTCCACGACAATACGACCAGAAACGCCACAGCAGCGGGCAAGTTCCTCCACAACCAAAGCGACCTCAAAACAGGATAGCTGCTGCCCTCCAAGGTCCTTGGGAACAGACATTCCCATGAAACCGGCTTGGCTGAGCGCAGTCACGACCTGCCTCGGATAGGCTTCTGTTCGGTCTGTTTCAAAAGCTGAGGGCCTTGCCACCTGTTCGGCCAAGGCGCGTGCACGCTGCTTCAATTCGGCTTGATCATCGGTCAGAAAATGCAGCGGATCGTCTTGAACAAATCTGTCGAACATCACGAAACTCCGATTGGGGAACTGCTGATATACTACATCATTTGCATTCTTAACGGTAACGAGTTTTTCGATTTATTTTCGTAAGTTTTTCCAATGTTAAAGGGCATTCAGAAAGGTTTGTATCAATGCATCCGTAGCGGCACCGTTCATTACCAGAGCACCAATATCCCGCATGTGCGGAGGATCACCAAACGGTACTGATCTTAACCCAGGCCAAACACCTGATTGTCCACGGCATACCGGAACAATGGCCACACCCAATCCTTCGCGCACCATGACCCGAATGGCATCCAGTGAGTCAATTTCCATTGTCGCATTGACCGAGATCTCGCGCGACTTCAAATGTGCCTCGATATCACTGCCAGCCCATGTCTTGCGATTGAACCAGATAAAGGGTTGGCACGTCAGCAGCGCATTTGCGTCGCCAGTGGCGTCTTGGGGCGCTATGACGACCAGCGGTTCATGCGCGATGTGGTGCCATTCGAGCCCTGGCACAGGATGCGGTGGTTTAGTGCAAACAACAACATCCAACCCACCCTGAGATAATTGCTTGGCAAGGTTATCGGAACTGCCGCTACGCACATCAAAGGACAATTCCGGGTGCAGGGCTTTTAGTTCGGCCAAGGCACCGGGTAGAAAACTGCTCAATACCGTCGGAACGGCACCAACGATCAGACGTCCGCGAACCAATTGGCCTTGAACCACGTCATGCGAGGAATCAAAGAGAGCCACGACTTTGCGCGCGTGGTCCACCAAGGCACGCGCCTTGAGCGTCGGTATCGGAGGCCGGGCAGTACGATCAAAAAGGACAACGCCCAATTCATCCTCTAATCCCTTGATCTGAAGACTTATTGCCGAATGAGAACGGCCTATTGCCTTTCCCGCCGACGCAAAAGATCCGGTGTCAACCACGGCAATCAAGATGCGCATCTGAAGAATGTTCATGGAACCAATAGCCAATACCTTTTAGCGCGCCCTGGACAATTTCATGCAATACTAAATGACCACGTCCCGCGGGTCCATCGGATCGGGTCGGCCAGCACAAAACGCCATTCCAGATCAGTCGCAATTATGATTTGAATACAGATGAACAACAGAGAGCAGAAACGTGATGGACCTAGAGGGATGCCCCGAAAAGCAAATAATGCAAGCATCACATCGGGTATGTTCCGTAGAAGAGACACTGGCACGCATCCTGCCCATGAAGCATGAGTTTGGCATCACACGCATCGCCAATGTAACCGGTCTGGATCGAGTCAATATTCCCGTCGCGATCGCAATCCGACCCAATGCGCGATCTATTGCAATCTCGCAAGGCAAGGGGCGAACCTATGCTCACGCCAAAACATCCGCCCTTATGGAGGCCATCGAGATCTGGCACGCTGAGCATTTCGAAGGCGAGGTTTACTACGCCAGCGCCGCAGATCTTTCGCGAACACATCAAATGATCGATCTATCCCGACTGCCGCGAACGCCGGGACCAGATTTGCCCATGACGATGCGAATGCATTGGGTCAAAGCTCTGGATCTGATGAGCGAAACGGAAAAACTGGTGCCCCTGGAGATGGTCCACGCAGATTACACACACCCGGTTTCGGGCGATTGCGGATTCTTCCCGGCAAGCACAAACGGTTTGGCCTCGGGCAACCATTTCCTCGAAGCGACCTGCCATGCGATTTGCGAGGTGATTGAACGGGACGCCTTGTCCGTGTGGTATCACTTGCCCGTCGATGCACGGCGCGCAACCCGGCTTGATCCGGGATCGCTCACCGCTGCAGGGCATGTCGCGACCCTTGAAAAATACTCAAACGCCGGACTGACCTGTGCAATGTGGGATGTCACAAGTGATGTTGGTGTGCCAACTGTACTCTGCCTGATTTATGAAAACGACACCGCGGCGGGGCATATTGGCCTTGGTTCAGGCACGCATCCGGATCCGGAAACGGCATTGCACCGTGCCATGAACGAAGCCGCACAAACCCGGTTGAATTATATCACCGGGGCACGGGAGGACTTGTTTCACGACGAATACAGTCTGCAAGGACGTCAGCACAAAAACGATTCCTTTGCCGACTTGCTGATCGAGCATCCACAGATGCGCAAAATCAGTGCAATGACCGGAGTCGTCAATAGAACCCTGCAGGCCGATCTTGAGTGGCTTAAGGCAAAACTCGGCGCGGCGGGCATTGAAGAAATTACCGTTGTCGACCTGACGCGCAGGGAATTCGGGATCCCGGTGGTGCGGGTGGTCATTCCGGGTCTGGAAGCGCCCCACGACGATGCCACGTACATTTTGGGTGACAGGGCAAAGAGCGCAAGGGGTCGGATCACGATATGATAATCGTCCTCGCGGGCCCGTCCATTGCAACGCTCAAACCGCCCTGCATGGGTAAGATCGAGATACGCCCCCCCGCTCAACAAGGGGATATCTATCTGGCCGCTTTGGAAAAACCGGATGCGATTGGTGTTATTGACGGGTATTTCGAAGGTGTTCCTGCGTTGTGGCACAAGGAAATCTTATGGGCCATGGCGCAAGGCATTCCCGTCATGGGCGCTTCCAGTATGGGGGCGCTTCGGGCGGCAGAGCTGGAAGCCTTTGGCATGATCGGTGTCGGCGCGATCTTCGAAGACTACCGTGACGAAAAGCTGGAGGATGACGATGAAGTTGCGCTTTTGCACGGCCCGCAGGAAGTTGGATACCCCGCGCTAAGTCTTGCAATGGTAAACGTGCGTGCGACGCTCAAGGCTGCGCGCGAGGCCAAAAGCATAACGCATT
This genomic interval from Paracoccaceae bacterium contains the following:
- a CDS encoding YcaO-like family protein, giving the protein MQASHRVCSVEETLARILPMKHEFGITRIANVTGLDRVNIPVAIAIRPNARSIAISQGKGRTYAHAKTSALMEAIEIWHAEHFEGEVYYASAADLSRTHQMIDLSRLPRTPGPDLPMTMRMHWVKALDLMSETEKLVPLEMVHADYTHPVSGDCGFFPASTNGLASGNHFLEATCHAICEVIERDALSVWYHLPVDARRATRLDPGSLTAAGHVATLEKYSNAGLTCAMWDVTSDVGVPTVLCLIYENDTAAGHIGLGSGTHPDPETALHRAMNEAAQTRLNYITGAREDLFHDEYSLQGRQHKNDSFADLLIEHPQMRKISAMTGVVNRTLQADLEWLKAKLGAAGIEEITVVDLTRREFGIPVVRVVIPGLEAPHDDATYILGDRAKSARGRITI
- a CDS encoding tetratricopeptide repeat protein, whose product is MIVQTAANKPLPCVDVRGVPVSYRDRAAIGGLERAVVMSLSFRGDAIAEIDEILAEHPDFLMGWLFKAGWLTQAMETRIYDLMVESLAQAERLLAGANDRERGHYEAVRAWVQGDFFGAVQKWEAVLTQYPMDLLALELIHYTMVLLGDVPGQRDVVARVFNLWDESIPGYEFVLGFYSFGLEENRDFARAEELARHALSIRPDNPYAVHTVSHVMEMRGRQAGGIRFMREHAGMWGTSNFANHLWWHTGLYHLDLEQYDEVFNIFDTHLDSRNKDGHKYEELDAAALLWRMNLVGQEGGDRWTHLANKWEPAAQDTLYAFNDVHAMLTFVSDDRVDAQKALLSANERYVESASDANVAMTREIGLPFCMAMQDFKREDYGMCVDRLLPVRYMTHRLGGSFAQRDIIGWTLLEAALRAKRFDLALALANERTGTKPTSAQNWRAVARAFKGLGDQGQADRATAKAQSLIAA
- a CDS encoding GntR family transcriptional regulator translates to MIETKSPSHAQRALNALREMVFSGQLAAGSNHLESELAQLLEMSRTPVREAVLMLEAQGLLELRPRKGVRILPVSPDDMREIYDVLTELESLAAERAAQKGYGSEELQDLARAIEDMEIAVASNSLEDWSKADDRFHTELVRLGQNSRIETIVMMMQDQVRRARATTLFMRPVPLRSNEAHRRVYQAIEQGDANMARAAHRAHRQQAREMLVELLERHRLHAL
- a CDS encoding glycosyltransferase family 2 protein, with product MSVTYNSAEVIGAFLSSVPKGIEVIVVDNNSSDSSREIAEQLGATVVALPRNMGFGTACNRGAAGNKKEFVFFCNPDSTLTPDCCKSLIGAAEIHPQAGAMNPAILNSKSKLRLDRRSALISRAEYTDRRYAAPGNKDSVQVNILTGAALFCRQSAFEDVAGFDEKIFLYHEDDDLVFRMRQAGWTLRIEHGATVTHLGGKSSGSAAEGAALKAFFIAQSRMYVEQKHGISMPAPRAWFRAVSKLLSPLNLISARKRAQAQAYFKGTLRFDMNRYQKGDYMP
- a CDS encoding TfuA-like protein, with product MIIVLAGPSIATLKPPCMGKIEIRPPAQQGDIYLAALEKPDAIGVIDGYFEGVPALWHKEILWAMAQGIPVMGASSMGALRAAELEAFGMIGVGAIFEDYRDEKLEDDDEVALLHGPQEVGYPALSLAMVNVRATLKAAREAKSITHSQTEQILKLAKSEFYKTRTWDSVFGAVDSSILSEREAHDLRNWIKTHGIDQKKLDAMALIDRLENGQFELPQPNYHFEETDLWLNATKVWRQRERSKPNIEEDGYRLLGSITALDE
- a CDS encoding LysR family transcriptional regulator, with amino-acid sequence MNILQMRILIAVVDTGSFASAGKAIGRSHSAISLQIKGLEDELGVVLFDRTARPPIPTLKARALVDHARKVVALFDSSHDVVQGQLVRGRLIVGAVPTVLSSFLPGALAELKALHPELSFDVRSGSSDNLAKQLSQGGLDVVVCTKPPHPVPGLEWHHIAHEPLVVIAPQDATGDANALLTCQPFIWFNRKTWAGSDIEAHLKSREISVNATMEIDSLDAIRVMVREGLGVAIVPVCRGQSGVWPGLRSVPFGDPPHMRDIGALVMNGAATDALIQTFLNAL
- the aspS gene encoding aspartate--tRNA ligase, which produces MHAYRSHSCADLNANDVGEKVRLSGWVHRVRDHGGVLFIDLRDHYGMTQVLCDPDSEVFTQVEKVRAEWCIRIDGEVKARDASLVNAKIPTGAIEVYVRDIEILGAAAELPLQVFGDQEYPEETRLRYRYLDLRREKMQANMALRSDVVSSIRRRMWEKDFREFQTPIITASSPEGARDFLVPSRLHPGKFYALPQAPQQFKQLLMVSGFDKYFQIAPCFRDEDPRADRSPTDFYQLDLEMSFVEQQDVFDTIQPVMTGIFEEFGGGKSVDQDWPQISYKDAALWYGSDKPDLRNPIKMQVVSEHFAGSGFAIFAKLLEQEGTEIRAIPAPTGGSRKFCDRMNAFAQKEGLPGMGYIFWRDQGNGMEAAGPLAKNIGPERTEAIRLQLGLGIGDAAFFLGGKPKTFETIAGKARNAIGAELGLTDENRFAFAWIVDFPIYEKDAETGKIDFEHNPFSMPQGGMAALEGDPLDVLGYQYDLACNGYELVSGAIRNHKPEIMFKAFEIAGYGEDEVRKRFGGMVNAFQYGAPPHGGCAAGIDRIVMLLADESNIREVILFPMNQRAEDLMMSAPSDPSSDQLMDLGLRVIPQD
- the acdA gene encoding 3-sulfinopropanoyl-CoA desulfinase is translated as MFDRFVQDDPLHFLTDDQAELKQRARALAEQVARPSAFETDRTEAYPRQVVTALSQAGFMGMSVPKDLGGQQLSCFEVALVVEELARCCGVSGRIVVEGNMGAVGAILAYGTAKQRKTAAEHVLSGDKPAICITEPGAGSAATEMTTTAVRNGDKWVLNGSKHWITGGGVSRLHLIFARVIEDGVFKGIGGFMAFLGEAGLDIGAREPTMGLRGIPETAVHFNDLTLPFDRLITPPEGIERGFAGLMNAYNAQRVGAATVALGIAQGAFEAACEHVKQREQFGRPIAEFQGLQWMLADMSIQIDAARMMIWRAAKSAEYQESGFPEPMLAAQAKVFASEMAVKVTNDALQLHGAGGYSRNNPIERMVRDARMFTIGGGTAQMLRNLIAGKVLNIKTPQTRDGYAALHRQAD